A single region of the Trichoplusia ni isolate ovarian cell line Hi5 chromosome 24, tn1, whole genome shotgun sequence genome encodes:
- the LOC113505148 gene encoding uncharacterized protein LOC113505148 isoform X1: MFSTICNVAFSMNKMLFLYFVFGFLFFSNAEAHSLNKIENDADLQSALMPQELNPAFFSEKGNLFQDAPWRAVFPIVGRQRRDIEVVADAPTPAVTVSQNLKLYSRMATCIALAIAAIVEIILYVVEFYTVS, encoded by the exons atgttttcaaCAATATGTAACGTAGCTTTCTCgatgaataaaatgttatttttgtacttcgTCTTCGGGTTTTTATTCTTTTCGAATGCTGAAGCCCACAGTTTGAAT AAAATTGAAAACGATGCCGATTTGCAGTCAGCGTTGATGCCACAGGAGCTGAATCCAGCCTTCTTCTCTGAAAAG GGCAATCTATTCCAGGATGCTCCATGGCGTGCTGTGTTCCCAATAGTGGGCAGACAGCGGCGCGACATCGAGGTGGTGGCTGACGCGCCAACTCCTGCCGTCACCGTCTCGCAAAACCTGAAGCTGTACAGCCGTATGGCTACGTGCATTGCGCTAGCTATCGCCGCAATTGTCGAGATAATATTGTATGTCGTCGAGTTTTATACTGTGTCTTGA
- the LOC113505058 gene encoding uncharacterized protein LOC113505058: MKSGVLLLTFCTVFAHNNAKEDPPRLKRGAVGALHIVTNHAQPIHADVKPETAADTNDKAPEKVTAPDDGFTTYEIKSLRKSLPYTSPTPLELIRSVSRVITLIVLFVSAVLEFYPTFHSLMCTIVSFVNGK, encoded by the exons ATGAAGTCGGGTGTTTTATTGTTAACGTTTTGTACTGTTTTTGCACATAATAATGCTAAG GAAGATCCCCCTCGGTTGAAGAGGGGTGCGGTGGGCGCCTTACATATAGTAACGAACCATGCGCAGCCAATACATGCCGATGTCAAGCCTGAAACCGCAGCCGACACCAATGATAAGGCTCCAGAAAAG GTAACAGCACCTGACGATGGATTCACGACGTACGAAATTAAATCACTTCGGAAATCTTTGCCGTACACGTCACCTACACCTTTGGAACTAATTAGGAGTGTCAGTAGGGTCATCACACTCATTGTATTGTTTGTCTCCGCTGTATTAGAATTCTATCCGACGTTCCACAGTCTAATGTGTACAATTGTTAGTTTTGTAAATGGTAAATAA
- the LOC113505179 gene encoding uncharacterized protein LOC113505179 isoform X1, which translates to MEIFHRTIFVSLFCTTFSALSQPQGPEINDQFQITDPVTESPVQTQPQVVEEVVAPENAKTAEQTTVVPEEKANDSHEQDLSLSQVSFSFRIYKFISEPIFKVVSAPKVNAVLRNIGTCVVNGAMELFSYYLPAPFMPLIASAAGLVIPFEPVVMLKEKMPVTSYRRAFQTAMSSFLRTFDKYKVEEDFDPYMTRRFNRRFVGDDGKKQEKEEIADVE; encoded by the exons atggaaatattccATAGGACGATATTTGTCTCATTATTTTGTACTACGTTTTCTGCA CTTTCCCAGCCACAGGGACCTGAAATAAACGACCAATTTCAAATAACTGACCCTGTTACTGAATCACCAGTACAAACACAACCGCAAGTCGTCGAAGAGGTAGTTGCACCTGAAAATGCGAAAACTGCTGAACAAACGACTGTTGTACCGGAAGAAAAAGCAAACGATTCTCACGAACAGGACTTATCTTTATCACAAGTCAGCTTTTCCTTCagaatttacaaatttatctCAGAACCTATCTTCAAAGTCGTAAGCGCACCAAAAGTTAACGCAGTACTGAGAAACATAGGGACATGTGTTGTAAATGGAGCGATGGAGCTATTTTCCTACTATTTACCGGCCCCTTTCATGCCACTAATAGCCTCTGCGGCCGGCCTAGTAATCCCATTTGAACCAGTCGTCATGTTAAAAGAGAAAATGCCAGTCACAAGTTACAGGCGAGCCTTCCAAACGGCTATGAGCAGTTTTCTCAGAACATTTGATAAGTATAAAGTTGAAGAAGATTTTGATCCGTATATGACCAGACGGTTTAACAGAAGGTTCGTGGGTGACGATGGGAAAAAACAAGAGAAAGAGGAAATCGCTGATGTTGAATAA
- the LOC113505179 gene encoding uncharacterized protein LOC113505179 isoform X2, with translation MEIFHRTIFVSLFCTTFSAPQGPEINDQFQITDPVTESPVQTQPQVVEEVVAPENAKTAEQTTVVPEEKANDSHEQDLSLSQVSFSFRIYKFISEPIFKVVSAPKVNAVLRNIGTCVVNGAMELFSYYLPAPFMPLIASAAGLVIPFEPVVMLKEKMPVTSYRRAFQTAMSSFLRTFDKYKVEEDFDPYMTRRFNRRFVGDDGKKQEKEEIADVE, from the exons atggaaatattccATAGGACGATATTTGTCTCATTATTTTGTACTACGTTTTCTGCA CCACAGGGACCTGAAATAAACGACCAATTTCAAATAACTGACCCTGTTACTGAATCACCAGTACAAACACAACCGCAAGTCGTCGAAGAGGTAGTTGCACCTGAAAATGCGAAAACTGCTGAACAAACGACTGTTGTACCGGAAGAAAAAGCAAACGATTCTCACGAACAGGACTTATCTTTATCACAAGTCAGCTTTTCCTTCagaatttacaaatttatctCAGAACCTATCTTCAAAGTCGTAAGCGCACCAAAAGTTAACGCAGTACTGAGAAACATAGGGACATGTGTTGTAAATGGAGCGATGGAGCTATTTTCCTACTATTTACCGGCCCCTTTCATGCCACTAATAGCCTCTGCGGCCGGCCTAGTAATCCCATTTGAACCAGTCGTCATGTTAAAAGAGAAAATGCCAGTCACAAGTTACAGGCGAGCCTTCCAAACGGCTATGAGCAGTTTTCTCAGAACATTTGATAAGTATAAAGTTGAAGAAGATTTTGATCCGTATATGACCAGACGGTTTAACAGAAGGTTCGTGGGTGACGATGGGAAAAAACAAGAGAAAGAGGAAATCGCTGATGTTGAATAA
- the LOC113505148 gene encoding uncharacterized protein LOC113505148 isoform X2: protein MFSTICNVAFSMNKMLFLYFVFGFLFFSNAEAHSLNKIENDADLQSALMPQELNPAFFSEKDAPWRAVFPIVGRQRRDIEVVADAPTPAVTVSQNLKLYSRMATCIALAIAAIVEIILYVVEFYTVS, encoded by the exons atgttttcaaCAATATGTAACGTAGCTTTCTCgatgaataaaatgttatttttgtacttcgTCTTCGGGTTTTTATTCTTTTCGAATGCTGAAGCCCACAGTTTGAAT AAAATTGAAAACGATGCCGATTTGCAGTCAGCGTTGATGCCACAGGAGCTGAATCCAGCCTTCTTCTCTGAAAAG GATGCTCCATGGCGTGCTGTGTTCCCAATAGTGGGCAGACAGCGGCGCGACATCGAGGTGGTGGCTGACGCGCCAACTCCTGCCGTCACCGTCTCGCAAAACCTGAAGCTGTACAGCCGTATGGCTACGTGCATTGCGCTAGCTATCGCCGCAATTGTCGAGATAATATTGTATGTCGTCGAGTTTTATACTGTGTCTTGA